In one window of Candidatus Paceibacterota bacterium DNA:
- a CDS encoding nucleotidyl transferase AbiEii/AbiGii toxin family protein produces the protein MTLDYSKHKNILLQILKDIYSDTSIATHLGFKGGTAALLFYDLNRDSVDLDFDLLDESKEAEVFEKINKIAKSYGTIIDSRIKHFNLLNVISYAPGAQKIKVEVNRRNFGSKYELRTLLGISMLVMIREDMFAHKLMAMHERVGKTSRDIYDVWFFLKNNWPINKEIVEQRSEVSFKELLQKSVEQIEKMDNKHILDGLGDFLTEPQKDWARAKLRTETIFLLKARMESEKFTPLDTANNLTG, from the coding sequence ATGACACTAGACTACTCAAAACACAAAAATATATTGCTTCAGATTCTGAAGGATATTTACTCGGACACTTCGATTGCCACTCATTTGGGTTTTAAGGGCGGTACTGCCGCTCTCTTGTTCTATGATTTGAATCGAGACTCGGTTGATTTGGATTTTGATTTGCTGGATGAAAGCAAAGAAGCTGAAGTGTTTGAAAAAATTAATAAAATTGCTAAAAGTTACGGGACGATCATTGATTCTCGCATAAAACACTTTAATCTTTTAAATGTTATCTCATACGCACCGGGAGCACAGAAAATAAAAGTTGAGGTAAACCGAAGGAATTTTGGCTCTAAGTATGAGCTCCGAACTCTACTCGGCATCTCTATGCTTGTGATGATCCGGGAGGATATGTTTGCCCACAAACTTATGGCTATGCATGAACGAGTTGGCAAAACGAGCCGTGATATTTATGACGTTTGGTTTTTCCTTAAAAACAATTGGCCGATAAATAAGGAGATTGTTGAACAGCGTTCCGAAGTGTCTTTCAAAGAGCTTTTGCAAAAATCCGTTGAGCAAATAGAGAAGATGGATAACAAGCATATCCTTGATGGCTTGGGTGACTTTCTTACCGAGCCTCAAAAAGATTGGGCCCGGGCAAAGCTCCGGACTGAGACCATCTTCCTTTTAAAGGCTCGAATGGAAAGCGAAAAATTCACCCCGTTAGATACAGCGAACAATCTAACGGGGTAA
- a CDS encoding type IV toxin-antitoxin system AbiEi family antitoxin domain-containing protein → MDNKPVKGEYLEVLLRSPKTVFSTKDVALLWGEEKEQTVSGRLKKYVKAGKLVRVHRGIYAKDKNYNHFELATRIYTPSYISFETVLTRTGINFQYYGNIFVATYVTREIEADGHRISFIRMKDYVLSNTSGIEHEDGIAMATKERAFLDRVYISKDYHFDNLDSLDFDKVFEILPIYHNKRMEKKVKTYFEHYKSNQPNKPSPH, encoded by the coding sequence ATGGATAATAAACCAGTCAAAGGTGAATATTTGGAGGTTTTATTAAGATCTCCTAAAACCGTCTTTTCTACTAAAGATGTTGCTTTGTTGTGGGGCGAAGAAAAAGAGCAAACAGTCAGTGGGCGATTAAAGAAATATGTTAAGGCTGGAAAGTTGGTTAGGGTGCATCGTGGCATTTATGCCAAAGACAAAAACTATAATCATTTTGAGTTGGCGACTCGTATTTATACTCCCTCATACATTAGCTTTGAGACCGTATTGACTCGGACCGGTATTAATTTTCAGTACTATGGAAATATTTTTGTTGCCACATACGTGACCAGAGAAATTGAAGCCGATGGTCATAGAATTTCATTTATCCGGATGAAAGATTATGTGTTGAGTAATACATCTGGCATAGAGCATGAAGATGGCATCGCCATGGCAACCAAAGAGCGCGCTTTCTTGGATCGAGTCTACATTAGTAAAGATTACCATTTTGATAACTTGGATTCCTTGGACTTTGACAAGGTGTTTGAAATTTTGCCTATCTATCACAATAAGCGAATGGAGAAAAAGGTTAAGACATATTTTGAGCATTATAAAAGTAACCAGCCTAACAAACCTTCACCCCATTAG
- a CDS encoding NYN domain-containing protein translates to MNLDEFKKEFVRQELGIGDNFPEVFSFIDFGNVNYWFDDDRQTHDHIALAEEERLCIDIEKLDQFLSIFSKTVRFYYGHDSANTKSLGFIRVARDIFGKHAVSTKPIQKVRHHLLSPEELTSNTRTLFHDDMGDYVFLPKCNFDVEISVDAIKLLDNYDTFCLLSSDADFVHLLRYLKSKKKKIILIKGGPVVHDLKDIADLVVNAQDIKKHISLIKQKPGI, encoded by the coding sequence ATGAATCTTGATGAATTTAAAAAAGAATTTGTGAGGCAAGAGCTGGGAATTGGCGATAATTTCCCAGAAGTTTTTTCGTTTATAGACTTCGGTAATGTTAATTATTGGTTTGATGATGACCGGCAAACACATGACCATATTGCTCTGGCCGAGGAAGAACGGCTCTGTATAGACATAGAAAAACTAGACCAATTTCTCTCGATATTTTCAAAAACCGTGCGGTTTTACTATGGACACGATTCTGCGAACACTAAGTCCTTAGGTTTCATCCGCGTCGCGCGAGATATTTTTGGTAAGCATGCCGTTTCTACCAAGCCAATTCAAAAAGTACGGCATCATCTCCTGTCTCCAGAGGAACTTACCTCAAATACCCGTACGCTATTCCATGACGATATGGGGGACTATGTGTTCCTCCCGAAGTGCAACTTCGACGTCGAGATAAGTGTCGACGCCATTAAGTTATTAGATAATTATGATACTTTCTGTCTGCTTTCCAGCGATGCGGATTTTGTCCACTTACTTAGATATCTAAAGTCAAAAAAGAAAAAGATCATTCTAATCAAAGGCGGACCGGTGGTTCATGACCTCAAAGACATCGCAGATTTGGTGGTTAATGCTCAAGATATCAAGAAACACATTAGCCTAATAAAGCAAAAACCTGGCATTTAG